A genomic window from Qipengyuania oceanensis includes:
- a CDS encoding nicotinate-nucleotide adenylyltransferase: MARRRVGLLGGSFNPAHGGHRRISLFARDALGLDEVWWLVSPGNPLKPKKGMASLFARMKAAQKRARRAPIVVTAIEREFGSPYTVDTLRSLARRYADTEFVWLMGSDNLLQFHRWKDWRCIARTMPIAVIARPGYDAQAVASPAMAWLGRFRVPLAGFRKRGEWSAPSLVILRFDPDPRSATAIRRGDPDWAERYATGTVRDQLTHRRIDPDGDRPA, from the coding sequence TTGGCTCGTAGGCGGGTCGGTCTTCTGGGTGGGAGCTTCAATCCTGCGCATGGCGGGCACCGGCGCATTTCGCTCTTCGCGCGCGATGCGCTGGGGCTGGACGAGGTGTGGTGGCTGGTTTCCCCGGGCAACCCGCTCAAGCCGAAGAAAGGCATGGCATCGCTGTTCGCGCGGATGAAGGCGGCGCAGAAGCGGGCGCGCCGTGCGCCGATCGTGGTGACCGCGATCGAGCGCGAGTTCGGGTCGCCCTACACCGTCGACACGCTGCGCTCGCTTGCCCGGCGCTATGCCGACACCGAGTTCGTCTGGCTGATGGGTTCGGACAACCTGTTGCAATTTCATCGCTGGAAAGACTGGCGCTGTATCGCTCGGACGATGCCGATTGCGGTCATCGCCCGGCCCGGGTATGATGCCCAGGCTGTCGCAAGCCCCGCGATGGCCTGGCTCGGTCGTTTTCGTGTACCGCTCGCCGGATTTCGGAAACGGGGCGAATGGAGTGCGCCGAGCCTGGTGATCCTGCGTTTCGATCCCGACCCCCGGTCCGCAACGGCTATCCGCCGCGGCGATCCCGATTGGGCGGAACGATACGCTACCGGCACGGTGCGAGACCAGCTGACGCACAGGCGCATCGATCCGGACGGAGATCGTCCGGCGTGA
- the rsfS gene encoding ribosome silencing factor, which produces MVLAQLDDDQAQDVVTIPLEGKSSIADHMIIASGRSTRQVASMAQKLAEKIKQAGFGPVRLEGLPAADWVLIDAGDVVVHLFRPEVRSFYNLERMWAFGDAPPVTGNG; this is translated from the coding sequence ATGGTCCTGGCGCAGCTCGACGACGACCAGGCGCAGGATGTCGTGACCATCCCGCTCGAAGGCAAGTCGAGCATTGCCGACCACATGATCATCGCTTCCGGCCGGTCGACCCGGCAGGTCGCCTCGATGGCGCAGAAGCTCGCCGAAAAGATCAAGCAGGCGGGTTTCGGTCCGGTCCGGCTCGAAGGCCTGCCGGCCGCAGACTGGGTGCTGATCGACGCGGGCGACGTGGTCGTCCACCTGTTCCGTCCGGAAGTCCGCAGCTTCTACAACCTGGAACGCATGTGGGCCTTCGGAGACGCCCCGCCTGTGACCGGCAACGGCTGA
- a CDS encoding 23S rRNA (pseudouridine(1915)-N(3))-methyltransferase RlmH, with translation MLLHVIARGKIGRSPEAELVARYEKRIGWPVRLTELPETGGRIPESQMPSRTVLLDERGDALGSEDFAAKLERWRDAGVRETRFLIGAADGHSDEERAAADLLFSFGKATWPHLLARAMLLEQLYRATTIIANHPYHRAG, from the coding sequence ATGCTGCTGCATGTGATCGCGCGCGGAAAGATCGGCCGCTCCCCCGAGGCGGAGCTCGTTGCACGATACGAAAAGCGGATCGGCTGGCCAGTCCGGCTGACCGAATTGCCCGAAACGGGCGGACGCATTCCCGAATCACAGATGCCTTCGCGCACGGTCCTGCTCGACGAGCGCGGCGATGCGCTCGGCAGCGAGGATTTCGCCGCCAAGCTGGAGCGCTGGCGTGACGCGGGCGTGCGCGAAACCCGGTTCCTGATCGGTGCCGCCGACGGTCACTCGGACGAGGAGCGGGCGGCAGCCGACCTGCTATTCAGCTTCGGCAAGGCGACCTGGCCGCACCTGCTGGCACGCGCGATGCTGCTGGAACAGCTCTACCGGGCGACGACGATCATCGCCAACCACCCCTATCACAGGGCGGGCTAG
- a CDS encoding murein hydrolase activator EnvC family protein: MRAAPLAAVAATCVVLGAAALAAGRIDAQTPSPSVTRSDARAALDQAEADRRAAGLRAQTLEKQAERAEEAAKKAASERAALAARIQQAEAAITAAEVRVALIQDQQAALDLGLAEKRQPLLRLTAALQRMARRPLALSALKPGSLKDAVYVRAMLATSVPEIQRRTSGLRAELARSRKLASEASAALATLRETESTLDQRRRSLAALEARERMASRQAGLAARREQERAFTLAEEARDLDALVGEFDRAGALRARLAALPGPVLRPGSGGPATVRMALPTPDAPTQSAPSGYRLPVTGRIATGFGERSGTSLPSTSVKLAPRAGAVVVAPAAGRVVFAGTYRGYGKIVIIEHGGGWTSVVTGLARTDARVGEQVVGGSPLGRAGQADPAIGLELRKDGRPTNPLSLIR; this comes from the coding sequence ATGCGCGCCGCTCCGCTCGCTGCCGTGGCCGCAACCTGCGTGGTCCTTGGCGCAGCCGCATTGGCGGCCGGTCGTATCGACGCGCAGACGCCATCCCCCAGTGTGACCAGGTCCGACGCCCGAGCCGCGCTCGACCAGGCGGAAGCCGATCGGCGGGCCGCGGGCCTGCGTGCCCAGACGCTCGAGAAGCAGGCGGAGCGGGCGGAGGAGGCCGCGAAAAAGGCCGCCAGCGAACGGGCGGCGCTCGCGGCACGAATCCAGCAGGCCGAAGCCGCGATCACCGCTGCCGAAGTGCGCGTGGCATTGATCCAGGACCAGCAGGCCGCGCTCGATCTCGGCCTTGCCGAAAAGCGCCAGCCTCTCCTCCGGCTGACGGCAGCGCTCCAGCGCATGGCCCGCCGCCCGCTCGCCCTGTCCGCCCTGAAACCGGGCAGCCTAAAGGACGCGGTCTACGTGCGTGCCATGCTCGCGACCAGTGTCCCGGAGATCCAGCGGCGGACGAGCGGCCTGCGCGCCGAGCTCGCGCGCAGCCGTAAGCTAGCCAGCGAAGCCAGCGCCGCGCTTGCGACCCTGCGCGAGACCGAAAGCACGCTCGACCAACGACGGCGGAGTCTCGCGGCGCTCGAAGCGCGCGAGAGAATGGCCAGTCGCCAGGCCGGTCTTGCCGCCCGCCGCGAACAGGAGCGCGCCTTCACCCTCGCAGAAGAAGCGCGCGACCTCGACGCGCTGGTCGGCGAATTCGACCGTGCAGGAGCCTTGCGCGCGCGCCTCGCCGCCTTGCCCGGACCGGTCCTGCGCCCCGGTAGCGGCGGCCCCGCGACGGTGCGCATGGCCTTGCCGACGCCCGATGCTCCGACGCAATCGGCGCCCTCGGGATATCGCCTGCCCGTCACCGGACGGATCGCGACCGGGTTCGGCGAGCGGTCGGGAACGAGCCTGCCCAGCACGAGCGTGAAGCTGGCACCGAGAGCCGGCGCGGTCGTCGTCGCCCCGGCAGCGGGGCGTGTCGTGTTCGCCGGCACCTACCGGGGCTATGGCAAAATCGTGATCATCGAGCACGGTGGCGGCTGGACGAGCGTGGTGACCGGTCTTGCGCGCACCGATGCCCGGGTCGGGGAGCAGGTCGTCGGCGGTTCGCCGCTGGGTCGCGCCGGGCAGGCCGATCCCGCGATCGGGCTGGAACTGCGCAAGGATGGCCGTCCGACCAATCCCCTGTCGCTCATCCGCTAG
- a CDS encoding S41 family peptidase codes for MKFANLVRATALVSAVAMIPATTAGFAAVDGRVGPEFARFFATYERIKSSYVEEVDDEKLIRGAIDGMLASLDPHSAYLDGAGFQRLETMIDGNYSGLGLSVVMEDGAVKVVSPFRGSPAEKAGLKAGDFITHIDGKLVYGGDIDEAVTRMRGPAGSAINLTIFRPGRDEPFDVRVTRGVIELEPVTHELQAGNIGVITVNEFSRDVGSDVYTAWEALRKQASGRMNGLVLDLRSNPGGALEEAVSLSDLFLTKGRIVSQRGRARGENLAYDAETVFRGDIAEGVPLIVLIDAGTASASEIVAGALQDHRRAVIMGERSFGKGSVQSILPLGNNAALKLTTARYYTPSGHSVQEGGIKPDIAVPQLSDPDLAKRAKFQMRESDLRGHLINELAMEDEAMEADRREDPRFQKTAEQLEKEGIDDFQLHYALETLRRTAPRTMASRN; via the coding sequence ATGAAATTCGCGAACTTGGTCCGGGCAACAGCGCTGGTGAGCGCGGTGGCGATGATTCCCGCCACGACAGCCGGTTTTGCCGCAGTCGATGGCCGGGTCGGCCCGGAATTCGCGCGTTTCTTCGCCACTTACGAGCGAATCAAGTCCAGCTATGTCGAGGAAGTCGACGACGAGAAGCTGATTCGCGGCGCCATCGACGGCATGCTCGCCTCGCTCGATCCGCATTCGGCCTATCTCGACGGTGCAGGCTTCCAGCGGCTCGAAACGATGATCGACGGCAATTATTCGGGCCTCGGCCTGTCCGTCGTGATGGAAGACGGCGCAGTGAAGGTCGTCTCGCCTTTCCGCGGCAGTCCGGCAGAGAAGGCGGGGCTCAAGGCCGGCGACTTCATTACGCATATCGACGGCAAGCTGGTCTACGGCGGCGACATCGACGAAGCCGTGACCCGGATGCGCGGCCCCGCCGGTTCGGCGATCAACTTGACGATCTTTCGCCCCGGCCGCGACGAGCCCTTCGATGTCCGCGTGACCCGCGGCGTGATCGAACTGGAGCCGGTCACCCATGAATTGCAGGCCGGCAACATCGGCGTGATAACAGTGAACGAATTCTCGCGGGACGTCGGCAGCGATGTCTACACCGCCTGGGAAGCGCTCCGGAAGCAGGCGAGCGGGCGCATGAACGGGCTGGTGCTCGACCTGCGCTCCAATCCCGGCGGCGCGCTGGAAGAGGCGGTGAGCCTGTCGGACCTGTTCCTGACCAAGGGGCGGATCGTCTCGCAGCGCGGCCGCGCGCGGGGCGAAAATCTCGCTTACGATGCCGAAACCGTGTTCCGTGGCGATATCGCGGAGGGCGTGCCGCTGATCGTGCTGATCGATGCCGGTACTGCGTCCGCGTCCGAGATCGTCGCCGGGGCGCTGCAGGACCACCGCCGCGCGGTTATCATGGGCGAGCGCAGCTTCGGCAAGGGAAGCGTCCAGTCGATCCTGCCGCTCGGCAACAACGCCGCGCTCAAGCTGACTACCGCCCGTTATTACACCCCGTCGGGCCACTCGGTGCAGGAGGGCGGAATCAAGCCGGACATCGCGGTGCCGCAGCTGTCCGATCCCGATCTCGCCAAGCGGGCCAAATTCCAGATGCGCGAATCGGACCTGCGCGGCCATTTGATCAACGAGCTGGCCATGGAAGACGAGGCGATGGAGGCCGACCGGCGCGAGGATCCGCGGTTCCAGAAGACCGCGGAGCAACTCGAGAAGGAAGGCATCGACGATTTCCAGCTGCACTATGCGCTGGAGACGCTGCGCCGCACCGCGCCCCGCACCATGGCCTCGCGCAACTGA
- a CDS encoding disulfide bond formation protein B, protein MAEDPSARLARQLALATPALLLGGALVSQYGFGLYPCEMCMWQRYPHYAALGFALLANFAQPRRMWTAAAALAILVSGAIGLFHAGVEYHWWEGITGCALTADTTGTDALEAIMNAPLVRCDAPAWTLFGISLAGWNFLFSTASGLGILWLLSRSARQG, encoded by the coding sequence ATGGCGGAAGATCCCTCGGCCAGACTGGCTCGCCAGCTGGCGCTGGCAACGCCGGCCCTGCTCCTGGGCGGGGCGCTGGTTTCGCAATACGGCTTCGGTCTCTACCCGTGCGAGATGTGCATGTGGCAGCGTTACCCGCATTACGCGGCGCTCGGCTTTGCGCTGCTGGCGAATTTCGCCCAGCCCAGGCGGATGTGGACGGCGGCGGCAGCGCTGGCCATCCTCGTCTCGGGCGCGATCGGCCTGTTCCACGCGGGCGTCGAGTATCACTGGTGGGAAGGCATCACCGGCTGCGCGCTGACTGCGGACACCACGGGGACCGACGCGCTCGAGGCAATCATGAACGCGCCGCTGGTCCGGTGCGACGCGCCGGCCTGGACGCTGTTCGGCATTTCGCTCGCGGGATGGAACTTCCTGTTCTCGACAGCGTCGGGGCTGGGTATCCTCTGGCTCCTCTCACGCAGCGCAAGGCAAGGCTGA
- a CDS encoding demethoxyubiquinone hydroxylase family protein, whose amino-acid sequence MTYKTPRERMIRVDQAGEFGATRIYEGQLAVMGNRGPHSGEIAAMARQEEGHRARFDALMAERGVRPTILQPFWSIAGYGLGVATALIGPEAAMACTAAVEEEIDRHYSEQLDELEADGDDPELAAMIEEFREDEREHRDAALAAGAERAPAYPLLAGAIRLGCRAAIKLAERI is encoded by the coding sequence ATGACCTACAAAACCCCTCGCGAACGCATGATCCGGGTCGACCAGGCCGGCGAATTCGGTGCGACCCGCATCTACGAAGGCCAGCTGGCGGTCATGGGCAACCGCGGCCCGCATTCGGGCGAGATCGCCGCCATGGCGCGCCAGGAAGAAGGGCATCGCGCGCGGTTCGACGCCCTGATGGCCGAGCGCGGCGTGCGCCCGACGATCCTGCAACCCTTCTGGTCGATCGCGGGGTATGGCCTCGGCGTCGCGACCGCGCTGATCGGGCCGGAGGCGGCGATGGCCTGCACCGCGGCGGTCGAGGAAGAGATCGACCGCCACTATTCCGAACAGCTCGACGAGCTCGAGGCCGATGGCGACGATCCCGAACTCGCTGCGATGATCGAGGAATTCCGCGAGGACGAGCGGGAGCATCGCGATGCCGCGCTTGCCGCCGGGGCCGAGCGTGCGCCCGCATATCCCCTCCTTGCAGGCGCGATCCGCCTGGGCTGCCGCGCCGCGATCAAGCTGGCGGAGCGGATCTGA
- the wecB gene encoding non-hydrolyzing UDP-N-acetylglucosamine 2-epimerase: protein MGSQPKILTVVGTRPEAIKLFPLIHALRADGRLAARVCATGQHAGMLADVLALAGITPDHDLGLMCAGQSLDRLTARLIEAIGEVLDRERPDVVIVQGDTTSAFAGALAAHYRQIPVAHVEAGLRSGNMHHPWPEEFNRKAIAAVADWHFAPTDAARDALLAENVRRQSVHVTGNTVIDALLWMRARLARQPSLAERMSAIEQACHGRRIIAVTCHRRENLDGGVERIAAALAELASRNDVAIVLPLHPNPSVRSSFLDALSCRDQVHLVEPLGYPDFVRLLDCAHLALTDSGGVQEEAPALGTPVLVMRETTERLEGIAAGTARLVGTDSDRIVAETARLLDDPVAHATMAQAHNPYGDGRASGRIVDVLAAALIA, encoded by the coding sequence ATGGGGTCGCAGCCGAAAATCCTGACGGTCGTCGGCACTCGCCCCGAAGCAATCAAGCTATTCCCGCTGATCCACGCCCTGCGCGCGGATGGTCGTCTCGCCGCGCGGGTGTGCGCGACCGGCCAGCACGCGGGGATGCTTGCCGATGTGCTCGCGTTGGCCGGGATCACGCCCGATCACGACCTGGGCCTGATGTGCGCAGGCCAGTCGCTCGACAGGCTGACCGCAAGGCTGATCGAGGCGATCGGGGAAGTACTCGACCGCGAACGCCCCGACGTCGTGATCGTGCAAGGCGATACGACCAGCGCCTTTGCCGGCGCGCTGGCCGCGCATTACCGGCAGATCCCGGTGGCGCATGTCGAGGCGGGCCTGCGCAGCGGGAATATGCATCATCCCTGGCCCGAGGAATTCAATCGCAAGGCGATCGCGGCGGTGGCTGACTGGCATTTTGCTCCTACCGATGCGGCGCGCGACGCGCTGCTGGCGGAAAATGTCCGTCGGCAATCCGTCCACGTCACCGGCAACACGGTCATCGATGCGCTTCTATGGATGCGCGCCAGGCTTGCCCGGCAGCCGTCGCTGGCGGAGCGAATGAGTGCGATCGAACAGGCGTGTCATGGGCGCCGCATCATCGCGGTGACCTGTCATCGGCGCGAGAATCTCGATGGCGGAGTTGAGCGCATTGCAGCGGCGCTGGCCGAGCTTGCAAGCAGGAACGACGTCGCGATCGTGCTGCCGCTCCACCCCAATCCCTCGGTGCGGTCAAGCTTTCTCGACGCGCTGTCGTGTCGCGATCAAGTGCATCTGGTCGAGCCGCTGGGATATCCCGATTTCGTGCGGCTGCTCGATTGCGCTCATCTCGCTCTGACCGACAGCGGCGGCGTCCAGGAAGAGGCGCCCGCATTGGGCACGCCGGTGCTGGTCATGCGCGAGACGACCGAGCGGCTCGAGGGGATAGCGGCGGGAACCGCCCGGCTGGTCGGGACCGACAGCGATCGGATCGTCGCCGAAACCGCGCGGCTGCTCGACGATCCTGTTGCCCATGCGACGATGGCGCAAGCGCACAATCCCTATGGCGACGGAAGGGCGAGCGGCCGGATCGTCGATGTGCTGGCGGCGGCACTCATCGCCTGA
- a CDS encoding NAD-dependent epimerase/dehydratase family protein: protein MTTLVTGAAGFIGAAVCRALVAQGDTVLGIDNFEPYYDVALKQARVADIQAGAGGEGFAFERCDFSDREALASCLEGRSIERIVHLGAQPGVRYSIENPHVYATANIVGHVNMLEYARHNAIGHMVYASSSSVYGGNEKVPFSVEDRTDHPVSLYAATKRADELISESYASLYRLPQTGLRFFTVYGPWGRPDMMPWLFTSAILEGRPIQVFNHGKMQRDFTYIDDIVAGVIACLDHPPADDGAQKPGGSHAPHAIYNIGNNRSEELMKVIGIIEDACGRKAEIEMRGMQKGDVERTYADISAMERDFGYRPTTPVETGFPKFVAWYRDYHGI from the coding sequence ATGACCACCCTTGTCACTGGAGCAGCCGGTTTCATCGGTGCCGCGGTCTGCCGCGCGCTTGTGGCGCAGGGCGATACGGTGCTCGGGATCGACAATTTTGAACCCTATTACGACGTAGCGCTCAAGCAGGCGCGCGTCGCCGATATTCAAGCGGGTGCCGGCGGGGAAGGTTTCGCATTCGAGCGCTGCGACTTCTCCGATCGCGAGGCATTGGCGTCGTGCCTCGAAGGTCGCAGCATCGAGCGCATCGTTCACCTGGGCGCCCAGCCGGGCGTGCGTTATTCGATCGAGAATCCGCACGTCTATGCGACGGCAAATATCGTCGGGCATGTCAACATGCTCGAATATGCGCGGCACAACGCCATCGGGCACATGGTCTATGCAAGTTCGTCATCGGTTTACGGCGGTAACGAGAAAGTGCCATTCTCGGTCGAGGACCGGACGGACCACCCCGTCTCACTCTACGCCGCGACCAAGCGCGCCGACGAGCTGATCAGCGAAAGTTACGCCAGCCTCTACCGCTTGCCGCAGACGGGCCTGCGATTCTTCACGGTTTACGGGCCGTGGGGGCGGCCTGACATGATGCCCTGGCTGTTCACCAGCGCGATCCTGGAAGGACGGCCAATCCAGGTGTTCAACCACGGAAAGATGCAGCGCGACTTCACATATATCGACGATATCGTCGCCGGGGTGATTGCCTGTCTCGACCACCCGCCCGCGGACGATGGCGCGCAGAAGCCGGGCGGCAGCCACGCCCCGCACGCGATCTACAATATCGGCAACAACCGGTCCGAAGAGTTGATGAAGGTCATCGGGATCATCGAGGATGCCTGCGGTCGCAAGGCGGAGATCGAAATGCGCGGCATGCAGAAGGGCGATGTCGAGCGCACCTATGCCGACATTTCCGCGATGGAGCGTGACTTCGGCTATCGCCCGACGACCCCGGTCGAGACTGGCTTCCCCAAATTTGTCGCCTGGTATCGCGACTATCACGGCATCTGA